One segment of Cetobacterium sp. NK01 DNA contains the following:
- a CDS encoding MFS transporter: protein MKQIDKIIFINVVTTAIISGVFNVFTGIHVKNLGYGESIVGQVLSIGSVSIALGSMINAYLSSKIGFKKTISIGLVFMSIGILGVSFFINPFLIKLSTGIMGIGYGFPFSSIGVLLIENSSEKERVKVFSKNFVSQSLGTVFASYSAGKLIKTFGKIFAIEKSIPLVYILCVFIILIGFYPLKNLKINDKVKSNKSKDFFKGFKEVMSGQALKFVIYNTIIGFGAGLVIPFFSVYLKFSLNIDNEKVGIIMGLSQIGLVIGGLLVPYISKILGRENTVVVCQLLSIPFLISIAFPQGIFVLGVSFFLRSTLMNLNQPLIQNISLETVEYESRALMSSIVSVSSNVTRALSMIIAGYLMEKVSYNFPYYITVVLYLIGTGVFYRSFKEEKPLRGGADE from the coding sequence TTGAAGCAAATTGATAAAATAATTTTTATAAATGTGGTTACAACAGCTATTATTTCAGGAGTTTTTAATGTTTTTACAGGAATACATGTTAAAAATCTAGGTTATGGTGAAAGCATAGTAGGGCAAGTTTTATCAATAGGAAGTGTATCAATAGCCTTAGGATCAATGATAAATGCTTACTTGAGTTCAAAAATAGGCTTTAAAAAAACAATATCTATAGGATTAGTATTTATGTCTATTGGCATTTTAGGTGTAAGTTTTTTTATTAATCCATTTTTAATAAAATTATCTACAGGTATAATGGGAATAGGCTATGGATTTCCGTTTTCATCTATAGGGGTTCTTTTAATTGAAAATTCTTCTGAAAAAGAAAGAGTAAAAGTTTTTAGCAAAAATTTTGTAAGTCAAAGCTTAGGAACAGTATTTGCAAGTTATAGTGCTGGAAAATTAATTAAAACTTTTGGGAAAATTTTTGCAATAGAAAAATCAATTCCATTGGTATATATATTGTGTGTATTTATAATTTTAATAGGATTCTATCCTTTAAAAAATTTAAAAATTAATGATAAGGTAAAAAGTAATAAAAGTAAAGATTTTTTTAAGGGTTTTAAAGAAGTTATGAGTGGGCAAGCTTTAAAATTTGTTATTTATAATACGATTATTGGATTTGGAGCAGGATTAGTAATACCATTTTTTAGTGTATATTTAAAATTTTCCTTGAACATAGATAATGAGAAGGTAGGTATTATTATGGGATTATCACAAATAGGGTTAGTTATAGGAGGTTTATTAGTTCCTTACATATCTAAAATTCTTGGAAGAGAAAATACAGTTGTTGTTTGTCAATTGTTATCAATACCATTTTTAATATCAATTGCTTTTCCTCAAGGAATTTTTGTTTTAGGAGTCTCATTTTTTTTAAGATCGACATTGATGAATTTAAACCAACCACTTATTCAAAATATATCTTTAGAAACTGTAGAGTATGAAAGCAGAGCTTTGATGAGTAGTATTGTTTCTGTGTCATCTAATGTAACAAGAGCTCTAAGTATGATTATTGCAGGATATTTAATGGAAAAAGTTTCGTACAACTTTCCGTATTATATAACAGTAGTTTTATATTTAATAGGAACTGGTGTTTTTTATAGAAGTTTTAAAGAGGAAAAGCCATTGAGAGGAGGAGCGGATGAATAA
- a CDS encoding GntP family permease — protein sequence MTAFGAVLGLIIAIILIMRKANPAYSLILGAIIGGLAGGVSLPETVNLMVSGVKDVTPAIVRILTAGILAGILIKTEAATKIAETIIDTLGEKRAIFALALSALILTAIGVFIDVAVITVSPIALAIAKRLKISKMAMLCAMIGGGKSGNIISPNPNTIAAAENFGAPLPSVMWVNIIPAIVGLFATILIAKLLVEKGEKVLESEIEQSSGENLPSFFGSIVGPIVTIGLLALRPIAGINIDPLIALPVGGLVGIVAMGKTSKLKESMEYGLQKMSGVAILLIGTGTVAGIIKNSTLKDVILAALGKANISEQLIAPIAGALMSGATASTTAGATIASATFSGVILAAGVSAVWGAAMVNSGATVLDHLPHGSFFHSTGGASNTKLGERLKLIPYESAIGFILALSTFVTYLIIG from the coding sequence ATGACAGCATTTGGAGCAGTATTGGGATTAATAATAGCTATAATATTGATAATGAGAAAAGCTAATCCGGCTTATAGTTTAATTTTAGGTGCTATAATAGGAGGATTAGCTGGAGGAGTATCTCTTCCAGAAACAGTAAACTTAATGGTTAGTGGAGTGAAGGATGTAACACCAGCAATAGTTAGAATTTTAACAGCGGGTATCTTAGCAGGAATACTTATAAAAACAGAAGCAGCTACAAAAATAGCTGAAACAATAATAGATACTTTAGGAGAAAAAAGAGCTATATTTGCATTAGCTTTATCAGCACTTATTTTAACAGCGATAGGAGTATTTATAGATGTAGCAGTAATAACTGTATCACCAATAGCTTTAGCTATAGCAAAAAGATTAAAAATATCTAAAATGGCAATGCTATGTGCAATGATAGGTGGAGGAAAATCTGGAAATATAATATCACCAAATCCAAATACAATAGCAGCTGCGGAAAATTTTGGAGCACCACTTCCATCTGTAATGTGGGTAAATATAATTCCAGCAATAGTTGGATTATTTGCAACAATTTTAATAGCTAAACTTTTAGTTGAAAAGGGTGAAAAAGTTTTAGAAAGTGAAATTGAACAGAGTAGTGGAGAAAATTTACCAAGTTTTTTTGGGAGTATAGTGGGTCCAATAGTAACAATAGGATTATTAGCTTTAAGACCGATAGCAGGTATTAATATTGATCCATTAATAGCTCTTCCAGTTGGAGGATTGGTTGGAATAGTAGCTATGGGGAAAACATCAAAATTAAAAGAGTCTATGGAATATGGATTACAAAAGATGTCAGGAGTAGCAATTCTTCTTATAGGTACTGGAACAGTAGCAGGAATAATAAAAAACTCGACATTAAAAGATGTTATATTAGCGGCTTTAGGAAAAGCAAATATCAGTGAGCAATTAATAGCGCCAATAGCGGGAGCTTTAATGTCAGGAGCAACAGCATCAACGACAGCAGGAGCAACAATAGCTTCAGCAACATTTTCGGGAGTTATTTTAGCTGCAGGAGTAAGTGCAGTTTGGGGTGCTGCAATGGTTAACTCAGGGGCAACAGTTTTAGATCATCTACCTCATGGATCATTTTTCCATAGTACAGGTGGAGCTAGTAATACAAAATTAGGAGAAAGACTAAAATTAATCCCTTATGAATCAGCAATAGGATTTATACTAGCACTTTCAACTTTTGTAACTTATTTAATAATTGGATAA
- a CDS encoding DNA polymerase III subunit alpha, which produces MNKNFVHLHLHTEYSLLDGVGKIDEYLERAKELNMKAIAITDHGNMYGAIEFYKSAINKGIKPIIGIEAYISEFQMDKKEGRNFHLILLAKNITGYKNLLKISSAGFLNGFYYRPRVDKEFLKMHSEGIIALSACMQGEISRAILENEDEMTVGKKIENYINIFGKENFYLEVQGNGIDGQQELNRELQRYSKKYEIKCVATNDTHYVYEGDHVLQDLVICIQTGAKVSDTNRMKIETKELFLKSRIEVLNSLGDEFIDAVNTTEEIAEKCNLNLEFGELKFPKYQIPNCVKTPGEFLRKIVYQGLAQRYPSGLSEELLKRVEYELEVILKMGYEEYFIVVWDFIAYAKGQNIPIGPGRGSAAGSLVAYALKITDLDPLKYNLIFERFLNPERISMPDIDIDICQERRGEVIDYVTQKYGSDKVAQIITFGRMKARAALRDVGRVLDVSLVKVDKIAKLIPPFSTLGEALKENPEIRDLYTEDSEVRNLINLSQRLENKVRHASIHAAGVVITKDPLIEIVPLYSDNKDHTISTQYQMKELEELGLLKMDFLGLRNLTNLQRTIDYIKESKNKKIKLEDISLNEKKVYEMLSTGDSLGVFQLESLGIRKILVQLKPNRFEDIIALLALYRPGPLGSGMVENFINCKNGIEEIKYPHPTLEKVLKETYGVILYQEQVMKIANIMANYSLGEADLLRRAMGKKQASIMDENREKFVERAIKNGYLKEKAEEIFDLIDKFAGYGFNKSHSAAYALIAYWTAYFKCFYPEEYYASIMTSEKSNVENVAFYIEDAKLHKLKLKLSDVNNPVSKFTVEDGGIRFSLAAIKNVGESLAEKIKVEFERNGNFLRYEDFIYRLRGQGLNKKNIEALIYSGALDSLPGNRKQKIESIEKVIDYANKKIKEDDIQQMNLFGGAKSEVVNFVFPDVSDFTPDEKLEKEKEFLGFYYSAHPLDKYDWIIKTHKMNGISEIKTENSLHGIKTYGILRDVKKILTKKTKEPMCTFVLEDYYDQISGIIFPREYKDYLNIELEGKAVLIDGSVQIDYFNGNENKKIVVKNIKALNSIEFNKKNRLYILVNDKSKDKYSRLKEILLENKGEVPLSFAIDIDGNKELKNSKLNIEITPGLIRKLEELLGEKSIIIR; this is translated from the coding sequence ATGAATAAAAATTTTGTTCATTTACATCTACATACAGAGTACAGTCTTCTAGATGGAGTTGGAAAGATAGATGAGTATTTAGAAAGAGCAAAAGAATTAAACATGAAAGCTATAGCAATAACAGACCATGGTAATATGTATGGAGCTATAGAGTTTTATAAAAGTGCAATAAATAAAGGAATAAAACCTATTATAGGAATAGAGGCATATATTTCAGAGTTTCAGATGGATAAAAAAGAGGGAAGAAATTTTCACTTGATACTTTTAGCTAAAAATATAACGGGATATAAAAATCTTTTAAAAATATCGTCAGCAGGATTTTTAAATGGATTTTACTATAGACCACGTGTAGATAAAGAATTTCTAAAAATGCATAGTGAAGGAATAATAGCTCTTTCAGCTTGTATGCAGGGAGAGATATCTAGAGCTATATTAGAAAATGAAGATGAAATGACAGTTGGAAAAAAAATAGAAAACTATATAAATATTTTTGGAAAAGAAAATTTTTATTTAGAAGTACAAGGCAATGGTATAGATGGACAGCAAGAGTTAAATAGAGAGCTTCAAAGATATTCAAAAAAATACGAGATAAAATGTGTTGCAACGAATGATACTCATTATGTTTATGAAGGAGATCATGTATTACAAGATTTAGTGATATGTATTCAAACTGGAGCTAAAGTTTCAGATACAAATAGAATGAAAATTGAAACTAAGGAGTTGTTTTTAAAAAGTAGAATAGAAGTGTTAAACTCATTAGGTGATGAATTTATTGATGCAGTCAATACAACGGAAGAAATTGCAGAAAAATGTAATTTAAATTTAGAATTTGGAGAGCTAAAGTTTCCTAAATATCAGATACCAAATTGTGTAAAAACCCCAGGAGAGTTTTTAAGAAAAATAGTTTACCAAGGACTAGCTCAAAGATATCCTTCTGGATTAAGTGAAGAATTACTAAAAAGGGTTGAGTATGAATTAGAAGTTATCTTAAAAATGGGATATGAAGAATATTTTATTGTTGTGTGGGACTTTATAGCATACGCCAAAGGACAAAATATACCAATAGGTCCTGGAAGAGGATCAGCAGCAGGAAGCTTAGTAGCTTATGCTCTAAAAATAACAGATTTAGATCCATTAAAATATAATCTTATCTTTGAAAGGTTTCTTAATCCAGAAAGAATATCTATGCCAGATATAGATATAGATATTTGTCAAGAGAGAAGAGGAGAAGTAATAGATTATGTCACTCAAAAGTACGGCTCAGATAAGGTTGCTCAAATAATAACATTTGGAAGGATGAAAGCTAGAGCTGCGTTGAGAGATGTTGGTAGAGTTTTAGATGTAAGTTTAGTTAAAGTGGATAAGATTGCTAAATTAATACCACCTTTTTCAACTTTAGGAGAAGCATTAAAAGAAAATCCAGAAATAAGAGATTTATATACAGAAGATAGTGAAGTTAGAAACTTAATAAATTTGTCTCAAAGATTAGAAAATAAGGTTAGACATGCTTCAATACATGCAGCAGGTGTAGTTATAACAAAAGATCCTTTGATTGAAATTGTACCACTATACAGTGACAACAAAGACCATACAATATCAACTCAATATCAAATGAAAGAATTAGAAGAGCTAGGTCTTTTAAAAATGGATTTTTTAGGTCTTAGAAACTTAACGAATTTACAAAGAACAATTGATTATATAAAAGAAAGTAAAAATAAAAAGATAAAATTAGAAGATATAAGTTTAAATGAAAAGAAAGTATATGAGATGCTTTCAACAGGAGATAGTTTAGGAGTATTTCAATTAGAATCTTTGGGGATAAGAAAGATTCTAGTTCAGTTAAAACCAAATAGATTTGAAGATATAATTGCATTATTAGCTTTATATAGACCAGGTCCTTTAGGATCGGGAATGGTAGAAAATTTTATAAATTGTAAAAATGGAATTGAAGAAATAAAATATCCACATCCAACTTTAGAGAAAGTTTTAAAAGAAACATATGGTGTTATTTTATATCAAGAACAAGTAATGAAAATAGCAAATATAATGGCTAATTACTCTTTAGGAGAAGCTGACTTATTAAGAAGAGCAATGGGGAAAAAACAAGCTTCTATAATGGATGAAAACAGAGAAAAATTCGTAGAAAGAGCAATAAAAAATGGTTACTTAAAAGAAAAAGCAGAAGAAATATTTGATTTAATAGATAAATTTGCAGGGTACGGTTTTAATAAATCCCATTCTGCTGCATATGCACTAATAGCATATTGGACAGCTTATTTTAAATGTTTTTATCCTGAAGAGTATTATGCATCAATTATGACATCTGAGAAAAGTAATGTAGAAAATGTAGCATTTTATATAGAGGATGCAAAGTTACATAAATTAAAGTTAAAACTTTCAGATGTAAATAATCCTGTTTCAAAATTTACAGTAGAAGATGGTGGAATTAGGTTTTCTCTAGCAGCAATAAAAAATGTTGGTGAAAGTTTAGCTGAGAAAATAAAGGTTGAGTTTGAAAGAAATGGAAATTTTTTAAGATATGAAGATTTTATATATAGATTAAGAGGACAAGGATTAAATAAAAAAAATATAGAGGCTCTTATTTATTCAGGAGCTTTAGATTCATTGCCTGGAAATAGAAAACAAAAGATAGAGTCAATAGAAAAAGTTATTGATTATGCTAATAAGAAAATAAAGGAAGATGATATTCAACAAATGAACCTTTTTGGAGGAGCTAAATCAGAAGTTGTTAATTTTGTATTTCCAGATGTATCTGATTTTACTCCTGATGAAAAATTAGAAAAAGAAAAAGAATTTTTAGGATTTTACTATAGTGCTCATCCTTTAGATAAGTATGATTGGATAATAAAAACACATAAGATGAATGGAATTTCAGAGATAAAAACAGAAAATTCTCTGCACGGAATAAAAACTTATGGTATACTAAGGGATGTGAAAAAAATACTAACTAAAAAAACAAAAGAACCTATGTGTACATTTGTTTTAGAAGATTACTATGATCAAATTTCCGGAATAATTTTTCCAAGAGAATATAAAGATTATTTAAATATTGAACTTGAAGGAAAAGCTGTTTTAATTGATGGAAGTGTTCAAATAGATTATTTTAATGGAAATGAAAATAAAAAAATAGTTGTAAAGAATATAAAAGCATTAAATTCTATTGAATTTAATAAAAAAAATAGATTATACATATTAGTTAATGATAAATCTAAAGACAAATATAGTAGGTTAAAAGAGATTCTTCTAGAGAATAAAGGTGAAGTACCTTTAAGTTTTGCTATAGATATCGATGGAAATAAAGAGTTAAAAAATTCTAAATTAAATATAGAGATAACTCCTGGATTAATAAGAAAATTAGAAGAATTATTAGGAGAAAAAAGTATAATTATACGATAA
- a CDS encoding acylphosphatase: MKTYHFIIKGEVQGVGYRITTYLNATRLGIKGTVKNMINGDVEVFAQGEERIVENFKKYLKIGSSLSKVVEIEENEEDKSEFKSFEVIY, translated from the coding sequence ATGAAAACATATCATTTTATAATAAAAGGTGAAGTTCAAGGAGTGGGATATAGAATAACAACATATTTAAATGCAACAAGACTTGGAATTAAAGGCACTGTAAAGAATATGATAAATGGTGATGTAGAAGTTTTTGCTCAGGGAGAAGAAAGAATAGTTGAAAATTTTAAAAAGTATTTAAAGATAGGATCATCTTTAAGTAAAGTTGTTGAGATAGAGGAAAATGAAGAAGATAAATCTGAATTTAAATCATTTGAAGTAATATATTAA
- the pepT gene encoding peptidase T, which translates to MSFLVEKFLQYVKIDTTSDAKSKSCPSSEIQWNLARVIVRDLEEIGLVDISLDENGYIMGTLPSNTQKDIPTIGFIAHMDTAPSFNGKDIKPRIIDNYDGNNIILNSDLNISMTVKDFPELKKYVNQRLIVTDGTTLLGADDKAGIVEIMAALKYLKDNPTIEHGEIKIGITPDEEIGRGANLFDVEKFGAKFAYTVDGGEVGELEFENFNAASANILIKGRDIHPGASKNKMINSMLLAMELNSMLPINERPEYTEGYEGFFLLTNFKGTIETTEIEYIIRDHSKEKFIEKKNLITSAVKYLQEKYKDGEIELTLTDSYYNMREMIEPVYQIVDLAKNAMLEAGVKPIIKPIRGGTDGARLSFKGLPCPNIFTGGHNFHGKFEFIPIDSMEKSVKVILKIVEILSR; encoded by the coding sequence ATGAGTTTTTTAGTAGAAAAATTTTTACAATACGTTAAAATTGATACGACATCAGATGCTAAAAGCAAATCGTGTCCAAGTAGTGAGATTCAATGGAATTTAGCTAGAGTTATAGTTAGAGATTTAGAAGAGATTGGTTTAGTAGATATATCATTAGATGAAAATGGATATATTATGGGGACACTACCATCAAATACACAAAAAGATATTCCAACAATTGGATTTATAGCACATATGGATACAGCACCATCATTTAATGGTAAGGATATAAAGCCAAGAATTATAGATAACTATGATGGTAATAATATTATACTAAATAGTGATTTAAATATATCAATGACAGTAAAAGATTTTCCAGAATTAAAAAAATATGTAAATCAAAGATTAATCGTAACAGATGGAACAACACTTTTAGGAGCAGATGATAAGGCTGGTATAGTTGAAATTATGGCAGCATTAAAATATCTAAAAGATAATCCAACTATTGAACATGGAGAGATTAAGATTGGAATAACTCCTGATGAAGAGATAGGAAGAGGAGCAAATTTATTCGATGTAGAAAAATTTGGAGCAAAATTTGCATACACAGTTGATGGTGGAGAAGTAGGAGAGTTAGAATTTGAAAACTTTAATGCAGCATCAGCAAATATTTTAATAAAAGGAAGAGATATTCATCCGGGAGCATCAAAAAATAAAATGATAAATTCAATGCTATTAGCAATGGAACTTAATTCAATGCTTCCTATCAATGAAAGACCAGAATATACAGAAGGATATGAAGGTTTTTTCTTATTAACTAATTTTAAAGGGACAATAGAAACTACAGAAATTGAATATATAATAAGAGATCACTCAAAGGAAAAGTTTATAGAAAAAAAGAACTTAATAACAAGTGCTGTAAAATACTTACAAGAAAAATATAAAGATGGAGAAATAGAACTAACATTAACAGATAGTTATTATAATATGAGAGAGATGATTGAGCCAGTTTATCAAATTGTAGATTTAGCAAAAAATGCTATGTTAGAAGCAGGAGTAAAACCGATTATAAAACCAATTAGAGGTGGGACTGATGGCGCTAGATTATCTTTTAAAGGATTACCTTGCCCGAATATATTTACAGGTGGGCATAATTTTCATGGTAAATTTGAGTTTATTCCAATAGATTCAATGGAGAAATCTGTAAAAGTAATATTAAAAATTGTTGAAATTTTATCTAGATAA
- a CDS encoding pseudouridine synthase, whose amino-acid sequence MRLEKYLVQCGVASRKKIKTAIAEGRVTVNGKIEVNDATDVEWGDDIITFDGIIPQKKQLKYYIMYKVSGYITAMEDENKKTVAELLPDYVDKNSVFPVGRLDRDTEGLLLFTSDGDLSHAMAHPDNDMKKTYYVELDKEISQDDILALEQGVTLDTNYNALPGEVEFLDSKSIHLTITEGKYHQVKKMLKAVKNKVTYLKRVKFGNLTLENMSPGEVKEIKREDIILEYK is encoded by the coding sequence TTGAGATTAGAAAAATATTTAGTTCAATGTGGCGTTGCTAGCAGAAAAAAAATAAAAACAGCCATAGCTGAAGGACGAGTAACTGTTAATGGAAAAATTGAAGTTAATGATGCTACTGATGTAGAATGGGGAGATGATATTATAACTTTTGATGGTATTATACCTCAAAAAAAACAATTAAAATATTATATTATGTATAAAGTTTCTGGATACATAACAGCTATGGAGGATGAAAACAAAAAAACTGTTGCTGAGCTTTTGCCAGATTATGTTGATAAAAATTCCGTTTTTCCTGTAGGAAGACTAGATCGTGATACTGAAGGACTTTTACTATTTACAAGTGATGGTGATTTAAGTCATGCTATGGCCCACCCTGATAATGATATGAAAAAAACATATTATGTTGAATTAGACAAAGAAATTTCACAAGACGATATTCTAGCTTTGGAACAAGGAGTAACTTTAGATACAAACTATAACGCTCTTCCGGGTGAAGTTGAATTTTTAGATTCTAAAAGTATTCATTTAACAATCACAGAAGGAAAATACCATCAAGTAAAAAAAATGTTAAAGGCAGTTAAAAATAAAGTTACTTATCTTAAAAGAGTAAAATTTGGTAACTTAACCTTAGAGAATATGAGTCCTGGAGAGGTTAAAGAAATTAAGAGAGAAGATATTATATTAGAGTATAAATAG
- a CDS encoding methyltransferase domain-containing protein, giving the protein MIICPVCNKKMVKIDRKYICEGNHNFDISKYGHVNLLLSNQKNSKIPGDNKEMVLSRKNYLEKGYYEGISNGVNEIILNSIKNKEVKILDIGCGEGYYTNRLKEKLDESNIKNQIIGIDISKEAIVSAAKSYKSIEWIVASASSLPIENESLDFIICMFAKIIPEEKMRTLKKGGKLIVVSTGENHLLQLKEVVYDSVRKEFYSPVEDLKLFNHLETINIKYETEILEKESIENLFNMTPYRWRSPQKGVEKLFALNKLKTIVEVNIDIFEKN; this is encoded by the coding sequence ATGATAATTTGTCCAGTTTGTAATAAAAAAATGGTAAAAATTGATAGAAAATATATATGTGAAGGAAATCATAATTTTGATATTTCTAAATATGGCCATGTAAATTTATTATTATCTAATCAAAAAAATAGTAAAATACCAGGAGATAATAAAGAGATGGTTTTAAGTAGAAAAAATTATTTGGAGAAAGGGTATTATGAAGGGATATCAAATGGAGTAAATGAAATTATTTTAAATAGCATAAAAAATAAAGAAGTTAAAATACTAGATATAGGTTGTGGAGAGGGATATTATACAAATAGACTTAAAGAAAAATTAGATGAATCAAATATAAAAAACCAAATAATAGGAATTGATATTTCTAAAGAGGCGATTGTTTCAGCAGCAAAATCTTATAAAAGTATTGAATGGATTGTAGCTAGTGCAAGTTCATTACCAATAGAAAATGAAAGTTTAGATTTTATAATATGTATGTTTGCTAAAATAATACCTGAAGAAAAAATGAGAACTTTAAAAAAAGGTGGAAAATTAATTGTAGTTTCAACAGGAGAAAATCACTTATTACAGTTAAAAGAAGTAGTATATGACTCTGTAAGAAAAGAGTTTTACTCTCCAGTAGAAGACTTAAAATTATTTAATCATTTAGAAACAATAAACATAAAATATGAGACTGAAATTTTAGAAAAAGAAAGTATAGAAAACTTATTTAATATGACACCTTATAGATGGAGAAGTCCACAAAAAGGAGTTGAAAAATTATTTGCTTTGAATAAATTAAAAACGATAGTTGAAGTAAATATAGATATTTTTGAAAAAAATTAA